DNA from Candidatus Omnitrophota bacterium:
CAGAAGGTGCGCGTGCTTTTGGCCCAGGCCCTGTTCGGAAATCCCGACATCCTCCTCCTGGATGAGCCCACCAATCAGCTGGACGTCGAGACCGTCATGTGGATTGAAGAATTCCTCTGTGAGTTCAAGAATATTGCCGTTGTCGTTTCCCATGACCGCCATTTTCTGGATCAGGTCTGCACGCATATTCTGGACATTGATTTCGGCCGGGTCCAGTTGTATTCCGGGAATTACTCATTTTGGAAGGACGCCAGCCAGCTGGTCATGCGGCAGAAGCAGGACGTGAATAAAAAAGTGGAGGAGAAGCGCAAGGAATTACAGGACTTTATCGCGCGTTTCAGCGCCAACGCTTCCAAGTCGCGGCAGGCCACGTCCCGCAAGAAAATTCTGGAAAAGCTGAATTTGGAAGACATCAAGCCGTCATCCCGCCGTTATCCGTACGTCGATTTCAAGCAGGAACGGGAGGCCGGCAATGATCTTCTGGAGATCGACCATCTGTCGAAATCTTTGGACGGCAAAGTTTTGTTCAAGGGCCTGACGGTGCACCTGAACAAGGGCGACAAGATCGCCTTTGCCGGACGGAACGACCGCGTCAAGACCGTCCTGTTCCAGATCCTGACCGGCGAAATGCCGGCAGATGCGGGTTCCTTCAAATGGGGGATGACGACGTCGATTTCCTATTTCCCTAAAGACAATAAGAAATATTTTGAGACGGATTTAGGCCTTATCGACTGGCTGCGCCAGTTTTCCCAGGTCAAAGACGAGAATTTCATCCGCGGGTTCCTGGGGCGCATGCTGTTTTCCGGGGAGGAAGCGTTCAAAAGCGTCCGCGTGCTCTCCGGCGGGGAAAAGGTCCGCTGCCTTCTGGCGAAGATGATGCTGGCCGGTTCCAATGTTCTGATTCTGGACGAGCCGACCAACCATTTGGATCTGGAATCGATTTCCGCGCTCAACAGCGCCCTTGAGCAGTTCAAGGGCACCGTGCTGTTCTCGTCCCATGACCATCAGTTCGTTCAGACCGTGGCCAACCGGATCATTGAAATCACTCCGCACGGTTTCATCGACCGTCAGCATACCACGATCGACGAATATCTGTCCGATGATAGGATCCATCAGCAGCGTGAAGCTTTGTACGCGCAATCCACCGCGGTCGCATGACCATGAACCCTTTTTCGATCCACACCGAGACCATCGAGCTGCAGCAGCTGCTGAAGGCGGCCGGGCTTTGCCCGACCGGCGGCAGCGCCGGACAGGCCATTGTGGACGGCCTTGTCCGGGTGGACAGCCGGATCGAACGGCGCAAAGCCTGCAAAATTCACCCCGGACAACGGGTGGAGTTTGACGGCGCGGTCCTCATTGTCGAAAGGAAAGCCGTATGAAATGGCGGCGGTGGCTCGTCGCGTTTTTTCTGCTTGTGTTTGTGGTTATGTCCGCGATGTTCGCCGCGCTGAACTCCGCCGGACTGACTGTGTGGATGGCCCGGCGCTGGTTGGCCGGGTACCAGCCGTCCTGGAAGGTGGAGGCGCTGGTCCTGGCCAAGCAACGTTTCCGTTTCCCGGCCCGGTTGGATTTTGAAAATTTTGTCGTTAAATTGAAGTCCCACGACGCGTCGCGATCCCCGTCCTCCGGCGTTCTTTTTTTCAAAAAGGGCTCTCTGGGGCTCGAGGGCCCCCGGAAAATCGCCGTCCGTGTGGAAGGGTTGAGTTTTCATGCCGGGAAAACGATTTTGAAAGGATTGGCAGGCCGCGGCCATCTTTTATTTTCCGATGAGCCCTGGCCGTCCTTTGAGGCGGATCTTTTGTTGGCGAGTGTCCAGGCTGATGCCGTGTCCGCGCGGCCCGTTTCCGCCCGTGTTTCGGGAAACGCCCGGCAGGTGGATGTGACGAACATGACCGCCGGGGTTTTTCAAGGCCGTCTCGAGGGGCGGGTGCACGCCGATTTCAGCCGCCTGCCGGAGATCCTGGTGGACGCGAATTTGCAAGGGCAAGGGTTTCGGCACGCGAGGATCTCGACAGGAGATGTTGTCCTGACCGTGCAAGCCGTTCTTGAGAGGGAGAGGATCAAAAGCATTGAGGGCGGCCTGAAGGCGTCCTCGCTTGAGTCGGTGCCTTTGAAGATTACCGGAGTGTCATCAAGGATTCTCGGGGATGACAAGGCCATGCATTTGCCGGATTTTTCAGCCGAGGCTTATGGCGGCGTGTTGACCGGGGAGTTCTCCCTGGAGTATCCGCCGGCGTTGTTATATGCGGTCGATATCCACCTGAAAGATCTGGAGGTGGAACAGCTGAAGCAGGTCAACGACGCGATCTTTGCTCAACTGCAGGGACGTTTGAGCGGGGAGATGAAGGCCAGCGGCACCCCCCAGGGCGTCGATTCTCTCGGCCTGGAGATGACGATGCCCGATGGCGGGAAGATCAGCGCGGAACTCCTGCGTTTTGTCCTGCAGTATCTTCCGGCCCGTTCTTTGGAGCGCCGTGACCTGGAATTTCTCCTTAGCACCGGGGGGATGGTCCTGGTTGAGGTGGCTGACCTCGCGGTGAAGAGCGTCAGCGATCAAAAGCTCGAAGGACTGGTCAAGATTTCCAGCAAAGAGCTGAATGTTGATCTGAATATCCAGAACGATATTTTGATTGACGGCAAGGTCACTTCTGTTATTCAATATTGGGAGAAAATTTCGGGTAAACTGGGGCCACTGCTGAAGTCCGGGGCTTTCTAGGGACTTGAGCGAAAAGGGAGGGATTATGGGAAAGACGCCGTTGGGTGCGGTTTGTTATCTTCTTCCGGCTGTGTTGGCGCTGGGGGGGTGCACCGTGAAAGCCGTTGGGGACCCTAACCGTCCCATCACCATCAACGCCCATGTCATTGTCGACATCCGGGGACTGGAAAAGACGGCCAGCAGCATCGAGGATTACGTCAGCGGCGAAAAACCGACGCTGGATCAAAATTCGTCGAAGAACGGGGAGGCAAAAGAATGAAAACGATAATGACCATCACGATGATCGTTATGTTGAGCGCGATATCTTTCTTGTCCGGGCTGGTTCCTGCCGCATGGGCGGCGTCCTATGACATTAAGGAAATGACCCCGGAGGTCAAGGCGGCCCTGGACAGCCGCCGTGAGCGTTTTGAACAGCTGCGCGCGTTGAAGGATCAAGGGGCCATCGGTGAGAACAACCGGGGATACGTCGAGACGTTGGCGGATGACGCCGAAGCCAAACGCGTTGCCTCCGCCGAGAACAAGGACCGCAGGCTGATCTACGAAGCGATTGTCGCGCAGAATAACCTGGCCGCAAGCGAACTGGCGACTGTGGAAAAAACCTTTGCCCAGGTCCAGCGCGGCAAAGCCGACGCCGGGCATAAAGTTCAGGATGCGTCCGGGAACTGGGCAACCAAGTAGTTGCGGGATGATTGACGGGTCCGGGGCTTAATGGTAGAATGATGCCTTCATTTTATCAGGACATTGAATATTGGAATGTCCGCCGCAAGTCCCAGCGGTGTGGGGACTTTCTCGGATATTAAATTTGGTCGTCGGGAAGTAGCGCAGCTGGCTAGCGCGCAACGTTCGGGACGTTGAGGTCGTGGGTTCAAACCCCACCTTCCCGACCATTTATTTTAGTGCAGGGGTTTGAAGCCGACCCGAGCGCCATCGGTCCGAGCGAGGGCGGCCGGGTTCGGAGGAGCCCCGCTGAATAGCGGGGCGGGGGAGAACAAACCCCTCCGTCCCGACCATTCTTTATTAAGGCAGAGGAAGTCGGGACTTCTCTGGATGGTCGATTCGGACTGTTTTTGAGGTAGCCGACCATTTATTTTAGAAAAGGGGTTTGAGGGCTCGTGGTGCGACGAATAAGGAACGCCCGCCACGAACGCCCCGCGAGATGTGATCGGAGCCGGAGGATTCTCCGAGCGCCATAGTCTCTATCCCTTTCGCAGCATTGTCATTGTCCCTTCTGTTTTTTAAAATTTGCTTTTCCTGTGTTCATATGCCCATGGTCCTGGCGCACATTTTCTATTCCGGCATGGTCCAGGGGGTTGGCTTCCGCTACACATCCCACCGGATTGCTTCGGACGCCGGGCTGAAGGGCTGGGTGCGGAACCTGAGCGACGGCCGCGTGGAATTGGAGTTGGAGGGGGCCAGGGAAAACGTCGAAGAATTCATGCGCCGGATCGACGAACATTTCAGCAGTTATGTCCGGGGCAAGGACATCACCCTCCATCCCGCCAGCGGCCAGTTCCGCGAATTTAAAATCCTTCCTTGATACGAATGCCTTCCGGCTTGAGGGTCTCATGCGATACGGAATTTTTTCAGATATCCACGGGAACCTGGAAGCGCTTGAAGCTGTTATCCGTTGCCTGAAATCGCAGAATATAGACCAATGGTTGTGTGTGGGAGATGTGGTCGGCTATGGGGCTGATCCAGCGGGATGCATCCGGCGGGTGCGGGACCTGGACGCGTTTTGCGTGGCAGGCAACCACGATTGGGCCGTCCTGGGAAATATCCAGCTGGAATATTTTAATCCGCTGGCCAGAGAGGCTGTCCTCTGGACGAGGGGGCATCTCAGCGACGAAGATCTGGATTTTCTTCAGCGTCTGCCCGGCCGGTATCACAATCAGGATTTGATAATGGTCCACAGCACGTTGCCGGAGCCGGAAGATTTTGATTATTTGTCCAACGTCCCCAAAGCCACGGCGATGTTCCGCCATTTTCGGGAACCGGTGTGTTTCATCGGCCACACGCATGTGCCGGACATCGTCAAAAGCGAGGATGGGACCGTGTCTTTCGAACGCGAACGGACCTTGGCCCTGAAGGCGGGCGCCAGGTATATTGTCAACGTCGGAAGCGTCGGCCAGCCGCGCGACGGGGACCCCCGGGCCGCGTACGGGATTTATGATGCGGCACTCCGGACTCTTTCCATTCAGCGGGTGTCTTATGACGTGGAGCTGGCGCAGGAAAAAATCTTGAAATCCGGACTGCCGCCCTGGCTGGCGAGCCGTTTGGCGCACGGGCAATAATTCTTTCCATGGATAAAACCAAAGCCGTCAAAGAGATAGAGCGCCTTTCCCGCGAGATCGAGGAACATAATTACCGTTATTATGTCCTCGACCAGCCGAAGGTTGCCGACAAGGAATACGATGATCTGCTCAAACGGTTGATCCGGCTTGAGGAGCAGTTCCCTCAGCTGCGGTCCGGGAATTCCCCCACTCAGCGGGTGGGGACCAAAGTGGCTGCCGCGGCCAAACCCGTGACGCACCGTCTGAAGATGTATTCCTTGGACAACACGTATTCCGTCGAAGAATTGCGGGAGTGGCATGACCGTGTCCTGAAAGGACTGCCGGGCCAGGCGGTGGAGTATGTCGTTGAATTGAAGATCGATGGCGTGAGCGCCGCGTTGACGTATCAGCGTGGTGAATTCGTTCTGGGTGCGACCCGCGGCGACGGCATCGCGGGCGAGGACGTTACACACAACCTGCGCACCGTCCGGTCCGTGCCGCTTAAGCTCAAATCGTCCGGCCGGGACCCCCTTCCTGAGATCCTCGAAGTGCGCGGCGAGGTCTACATGCTGCGGAAAGATTTTGAGGCCCTGAACAAGGAGAGGAAGAAGAACGAAGAGGAAATTTTCGCCAATCCCCGCAATGCCACCAGCGGTTCGGTCAAGCTCCTGGATTCGCGGGTGACCGCCCGGCGGAACCTGCAGTTTTTTATCCACTCTTTTGGGCTGATAGAAAGGGACATGGCGGTCAGCAGCCAGTGGGAATTTCTTGCGAAGGCGAAGCAATACGGATTCAGCGTGAACCCTCACAACCGTTTGTGCCGGTCCATCGGCGAGGTCATGGATTTTTATGCGGAATTTCAACAGCGACGCAGCGGGCTCCCGTATGAGGTGGACGGCGTTGTGATCAAGGTCAACAGTTTCGCCCAGCAGGGCCGGCTGGGCGCGACGCTGAAAAGCCCGCGATGGGCCGTGGCGTTCAAATTCCCGGCGTCCCAGGCGACCACAACCGTGCGGGACATTGTCATTCAGGTCGGGAGGACAGGGGTGCTGACCCCGGTGTCGGAACTGGAACCGGTTCCCTGCGCCGGTGTTACGATTTCGCGGTGCACACTCCATAATTTTGAGGAGGTGGAACGGCTCGGGGTCAGGGTCGGCGACAGGGTTTTGATCGAGCGGGCCGGAGATGTCATCCCGAAGGTCGTGAAAGTCGTCGAGCCGGCCCACCCGAGGGGGAAGCGGGTCACGGTCCCTTTACGGTGTCCGGAATGCGGAGGGCCGGTGGTGAAGGAAAAGGATGGGCAGGTCGCTTACCGGTGTGCCAGCCCGTCATGCCCCAAACAGCTGGAGCGCAGGTTGATCCATTTTGCCTCCCGGGGAGCCATGGACATTGAGGGACTCGGGGAGTCGGCGGTCGTACAGTTGCTGGAAAAAGGGTTTGTCAAAGACCTCTCGGACATTTATGCTTTGAAGAAGGAGCACTTGCTCCGCCTTAAGCTTTTTAAGGACAAGAAAGCGGAAAAACTTTTGTCGGCCATCCAGAAGAGCAAACAACAGCCGTTGTCGCGATTCCTTTTTGGATTGGGGATTGTGAACATCGGGGAAAAAGCCTCGCTGGTTCTGGCCCGCCGGTTTGGAACGATCGACCGGGTGATGGCGGCCTCGGCGGATGACCTCCAGGCCATACATGAGATCGGCCGCGTCATGGCGGAATCCCTGGCGGTGTTCTTCCTCCCGGCGTCCACCCGGAAGCTTGTCGAGAAATTCCGCCGGGCCGGCCTGGGAATGAAGGAACCCGTCAAAGAAATCCCGGTTGGGGAATTGTCCGGGAAGAAATTTGTTTTTACCGGCGAGCTGGCCAACCGTTCCCGCGCCCAAGCGGCGGAACTGGTCCGCCGGAACGGCGGTGAGGTCCTGTCGAGCGTGAGTAAAAGTGTGGATTTTATTGTCACGGGTGAGAACCCGGGGTCCAAATATGCCAAGGCCCGGAGCCTGGGCGTCAAGATCATCAACGAACGCGAATTCGAGGAGATGATTCATGAAGCGAATTGAGAGAACGATCCATGGGCAAGTTCGGGTTTTCGGGATTCTATTTTTGGCCGGCGCCGTCCTCATGACAGCGGCCGGCTGCGAACCCTTGCGCAAGAAATTTGTGCGCAAGAAGAAGGCGGACCAGAGTCAGCGTGAGGAGCTCCAGCCTATCCTGGACCCGATCGATTATCCCGACCAGATGGCGACCCCGGCCGAACTTTACCGCCAGCATTTCGCATTCTGGCAGGTGTGGTCCCGGGACCTGCTGACCGATTTGGAAGAGGGGGCCAGCGATAAAAGGATCCTTTTTGCCCTGGCGAAAGTCCGGGTCGAGGTGGAGGAGATGGGCAAGCTTTTGACAGGGAGCAAACAGCAGTCCCTCGCCCGGCTGGGCGAACAACTGGCCGGTGTCGAGAATGATCTTAAATTTTCCTCCGCCGTGCGCGGCCGGGAGACCATCAAGCGGGAGCTGGAATCCATCGGCAGAGCCGTGCGGGAAGGGTTCCGGTTCGCGGACGTGGAGAATTCCCTCGCCGCCGCGTCTCCGAAAAGCCCATGAAGGCGTTGATCGATGATTTTATCAATTTTCTCTCCGTGGAACGGGGGCTGGCCCAGAACACCCTGGTCTCCTACCGCCGTGATCTGGAAAAGTACACTCGATACCTTGCCGAATTGAAAATTGCGTCGCCGGATGCGGTCAAGCGTGACCACGTCACGGATTTCATTTACAGGCTCAAACAGCAGAAGCTTTCGACCCCGTCGATCTGCCGGAATCTCGCGGCGGTGAAAATGTTTCACCGCTATCTCGTCCGGGAGCGTCTCTCCAAAGAGGACCCGACAACCCTGGTGGAAACGCCCAAGATCTGGCAGCGCGTGCCGGATGTCCTGACCCAGCAGGAAGTCCAGTCCATGATCAACGCTTCGCAGGGCAAGGGCTGGCAGCAAATCCGCGACCACGCGATCCTGGAGCTTTTTTACGCCAGCGGCATGCGCGTTTCGGAATTGGCGAACCTGAATTACGAACATATCAATTTCGACGTCGGATACGTGCGGTGCATCGGCAAGGGACAGAAAGAGCGGATCATCCCCATCGGGCAGAAGTCCCGGGATGCGGTTGAAAAATATTGCCGCGATGTCCGCGGGCCTGCGTTGAAAACCAGGCCGACAGCGGTTCTGTTTTTGAGCCGTCTCGGCAAAAAATTAAGCCGGCAGAGCATCTGGAAGATCATCAAGTTTTATGCCCGGAAGGCCAACATCAAGAAGGTCATCAAGCCGCACACCCTGAGGCATTCGTTCGCGACCCATCTTTTGGAAGGGGGGGCGGACTTGCGCTCCGTCCAGGAGATGCTGGGGCATTCAGACATCTCCACGACGCAGATCTACACCCACGTGGACCGTGAACGGCTGAAGACGATTCATAAGCAATTTCATCCCCGCGGTTGATGGAAAAAGAAAGGAAGACATGAAGGTCCGGTTGACAGGTTTGGGTACAAAGCGAGCAGCTCTGGTACGGGCCGCGGGACGGATTGCGCGAAAGAACGGTTTTGCCGCCTATCTGGTCGGGGGATGCGTGCGGGACGATATTTTGAAGCATGAGGTTAAGGATCTGGATATTGTGGTGGAGGGAGACGCGCGCCAAGTCGGGCGGGAACTGGCCAGGGACATCCATGGCCACCTGACGGCGTATCCGCAGTTTTTGACGGCGACGGTTGTCTCGCCGGATGGCCTCCGGCTTGATTTGGCGACCGCCCGTTCGGAGGTGTATCTTTTCCCGGGGGCTTTGCCCCAGGTCCGGCCGGGGTCGATCCGCCAGGATTTGTTTCGCCGGGATTTTACCGTTAACGCGATCGCGGCGACGATCCTGCCGGGCCGGTTTGGAGAGGTAACGGACTTTTTCGGCGGCGTCGAAGACCTCGCTCAGGAGAATATCCGGATCCTTCATGACAACAGTTTTGTGGATGACCCCACGAGGATCCTGCGCGCGATCCGTTTTGAGCAGAGATTCGAATTTCGCATAGAGCCCCAGACGTTGGAGCTCTTGAGGGCCGCTTTGCGGAGCGGAGCAGAAAGACGGGTTAAGCCCCAGCGTTATTTCGCTGAATTCAAAAAGATTTTTAAGGAAGCTTCCCCCGCATGTGCTCTCCGGCGGGCTCATGCCCTGGGGGCCCTGAATTTCTTGGGGGATGCCCTCTGTCCGGATTTGGCCTGGTTTTCGCGTTTTGAGCATCGTATTCTTTGTCTCCGGGAAGACCGGTTTTTTAGGGACAGGGATTGGGCGTCTGTTTTTTTGATGGCGTTCTTTCATGGGGCCCGTCCGCAATCTTTGCAAAAGATGGTCGAACGCTTCGGCTTAAGCCGGGACGAGAGAAAAAATTTGATTTCTGCCGGGGCGGCGCTGGGAATTGCGGCAAAGCTGGGAGGGCGGAATCTCCGCCCCAGCGATGTTCACGATTTGCTGAACCCGCTGTCCGCAGAAACAATTCTCTTTATTCGGGCAGCGACTTCGGTTAAGATAGTGGGTCAACGCGTCGACGATTTCTCCAAAATTTACAGCCGCAAGAGATTGTCGATCACGGGAGACGATTTGAAGCGTTGCGGGCTTGAGGACGGGCGGGAGACGGGTCGCATCCTGAAGGAAACGCTGGCGGCCAAGATCAACGGGGCATTGGCGACCCGGCGCGAGGAATTGGATTACGCAAAATCGCTCATCCTGCATTAAAGGAGATGACACCATGGAGCGCATGGAACGGATCAATGAGTTGATGAAGAGGGAAATCAGCGATATGCTGCAAAAGGAATTCCAGGACCCCCGTTTTCTCAGGGTCACGGTGACAGGGGTCAGCGTGAGCCGGGATCTGCGTTACGCCAAGGTCCTTTATACGGTGTTGGGCGAGGGGAACGAGACAGAACAAATTCAGGAAAATCTCAGCCGGGTCAGCGGCTTTGTGCGCAAGCTGGTCGGCGAGAGGATCCGGCTCAGGCATATTCCCGAGATCCAGTTTGTTTACGACAAATCCGTGGATTACAGTATCCACATCGAGCAGATGATTAATGAAATCCATCAGCAGGGCAACGGGAGCGAAAAGCTCTGAAGGGAAAGATCCGATGAAGGCAACCCGGGAGATTCTTCAGGCGATCAAAAAGCACAGGAGGTTTCTTATCAGCACGCATGTCAGTCCTGATCCCGATGGGCTTTCGTCCGAGCTGGCCATGGCCATGTTTCTCCGGAAGATGGGGAAGCAAGTCGTGATCGTGAACGAGGAGACCGTCCCGGTCCGTTACGGCTTCCTTCCCGGCGCGAAGATGATCCGTTCCTGCCGTGCGGCGCGAATCGCGGATTATGATGCCGCCATCATTGTTGACTGCGGCGATCTGGGGCGGATCGGCCCGGTTGGGAAACTGCTCCGGCCGGACAGGCTGCTTATCAACATCGACCACCACATCACCAATGACCTGTTCGGTGATTTGAATTTGAACGACCCCTCGGCGTCTTCGACGGCGGAAGTCATTTACGAGCTTTTTCGCGAAGGCGGCGCGTCCCTGACAAAGGACATGGCCGTTCTGCTCTATTTGGGCATTATGACCGATACTGGGTGTTTTCGTTATGAAAACACCACGTCCCGGACCCATGAAGTGGCCGGGCATCTTTTGAAATTCAGTTTTTCAATCAGCGAGCTTTACCGGCGCTTGTATGAAACGGTCCCGCTGAGAGATCTCCAGAATTTTTCCAGGCTTCTCAACCATTTTGAAGTTTTTGAAAAGGGGCGGATCGTTTGCCTGGAAGTTTCGAAGCAGATGCTCCGTCAATTTTCGGACGCCATCGATCTTCGGGATTGTGTTTTTAAATATTTGCGCACCATCGCAGGTGTGGAGGTCCTGGTGGTTTTAACGGAGCACCGGAAAAACGAGACGCGGGTGAACCTGCGCTCGCAGGGGGGCGTCGATGTCGCCCGGATCGCGTCCGGTTTCCAGGGTGGTGGACATCCGCGCGCCAGCGGCTGCAAGATTGCGGGGGACCTGAAGGCGGCCAAGCGGAAAATCATTTCCCGCATCAAACAATCTTTGTAACGAGAGAAGGGGTTCATGGAAGGAATTGTTGTTGTCAATAAACCGACGGGCATGACGTCCCACGACGTGGTCAACCGGACCCGTCGGAAATTCAAGATGCGCCAGGTCGGACATGCCGGAACGCTGGACCCGCTGGCAACCGGGGTCCTGGTGATGTTGCTGGGGAAGTCGACCAAATTGTTCCGGAAATTCGAGGCCTTTGACAAGGCCTATCGGGCCACGCTGATCCTCGGCACGCGGACGACCACCGCCGACATTCAAGGCACCGTCACCGGGACCGCCCCGTACGAGCATATTTCCCGGGAACAGGTGGAGGAGATGCTCAAGCAGTTCGTCGGGAAGATTGAACAGACCCCCCCGATGGTCTCGGCCGTCAAGGTGAAAGGCCGCCGCCTGTATGAGCTCGCCCGCCAGGGGGTTGAAATTGAACGTCAGGCCCGGCAGATCACGATCCGGGA
Protein-coding regions in this window:
- a CDS encoding DUF1318 domain-containing protein, which produces MKTIMTITMIVMLSAISFLSGLVPAAWAASYDIKEMTPEVKAALDSRRERFEQLRALKDQGAIGENNRGYVETLADDAEAKRVASAENKDRRLIYEAIVAQNNLAASELATVEKTFAQVQRGKADAGHKVQDASGNWATK
- the rbfA gene encoding 30S ribosome-binding factor RbfA — translated: MERMERINELMKREISDMLQKEFQDPRFLRVTVTGVSVSRDLRYAKVLYTVLGEGNETEQIQENLSRVSGFVRKLVGERIRLRHIPEIQFVYDKSVDYSIHIEQMINEIHQQGNGSEKL
- a CDS encoding acylphosphatase gives rise to the protein MPMVLAHIFYSGMVQGVGFRYTSHRIASDAGLKGWVRNLSDGRVELELEGARENVEEFMRRIDEHFSSYVRGKDITLHPASGQFREFKILP
- a CDS encoding metallophosphoesterase family protein; amino-acid sequence: MRYGIFSDIHGNLEALEAVIRCLKSQNIDQWLCVGDVVGYGADPAGCIRRVRDLDAFCVAGNHDWAVLGNIQLEYFNPLAREAVLWTRGHLSDEDLDFLQRLPGRYHNQDLIMVHSTLPEPEDFDYLSNVPKATAMFRHFREPVCFIGHTHVPDIVKSEDGTVSFERERTLALKAGARYIVNVGSVGQPRDGDPRAAYGIYDAALRTLSIQRVSYDVELAQEKILKSGLPPWLASRLAHGQ
- a CDS encoding RNA-binding S4 domain-containing protein — its product is MTMNPFSIHTETIELQQLLKAAGLCPTGGSAGQAIVDGLVRVDSRIERRKACKIHPGQRVEFDGAVLIVERKAV
- a CDS encoding ATP-binding cassette domain-containing protein — its product is MIAAKGIGLQYGKRRLFEDVTVTFSPGNCYGVIGANGSGKSTFLKILSGEIDSTAGEVYLQPGARMSVLSQDQFAFDEYTVLMTVVMGHQKLYEIMKERDALYAKPDFSEADGIRASDLEHQFGDLNGWDAESEAAKLLSYLGIAEQHHQSLMKELEGGQKVRVLLAQALFGNPDILLLDEPTNQLDVETVMWIEEFLCEFKNIAVVVSHDRHFLDQVCTHILDIDFGRVQLYSGNYSFWKDASQLVMRQKQDVNKKVEEKRKELQDFIARFSANASKSRQATSRKKILEKLNLEDIKPSSRRYPYVDFKQEREAGNDLLEIDHLSKSLDGKVLFKGLTVHLNKGDKIAFAGRNDRVKTVLFQILTGEMPADAGSFKWGMTTSISYFPKDNKKYFETDLGLIDWLRQFSQVKDENFIRGFLGRMLFSGEEAFKSVRVLSGGEKVRCLLAKMMLAGSNVLILDEPTNHLDLESISALNSALEQFKGTVLFSSHDHQFVQTVANRIIEITPHGFIDRQHTTIDEYLSDDRIHQQREALYAQSTAVA
- a CDS encoding bifunctional oligoribonuclease/PAP phosphatase NrnA, which produces MKATREILQAIKKHRRFLISTHVSPDPDGLSSELAMAMFLRKMGKQVVIVNEETVPVRYGFLPGAKMIRSCRAARIADYDAAIIVDCGDLGRIGPVGKLLRPDRLLINIDHHITNDLFGDLNLNDPSASSTAEVIYELFREGGASLTKDMAVLLYLGIMTDTGCFRYENTTSRTHEVAGHLLKFSFSISELYRRLYETVPLRDLQNFSRLLNHFEVFEKGRIVCLEVSKQMLRQFSDAIDLRDCVFKYLRTIAGVEVLVVLTEHRKNETRVNLRSQGGVDVARIASGFQGGGHPRASGCKIAGDLKAAKRKIISRIKQSL
- the xerD gene encoding site-specific tyrosine recombinase XerD, which translates into the protein MKALIDDFINFLSVERGLAQNTLVSYRRDLEKYTRYLAELKIASPDAVKRDHVTDFIYRLKQQKLSTPSICRNLAAVKMFHRYLVRERLSKEDPTTLVETPKIWQRVPDVLTQQEVQSMINASQGKGWQQIRDHAILELFYASGMRVSELANLNYEHINFDVGYVRCIGKGQKERIIPIGQKSRDAVEKYCRDVRGPALKTRPTAVLFLSRLGKKLSRQSIWKIIKFYARKANIKKVIKPHTLRHSFATHLLEGGADLRSVQEMLGHSDISTTQIYTHVDRERLKTIHKQFHPRG
- the ligA gene encoding NAD-dependent DNA ligase LigA; the protein is MDKTKAVKEIERLSREIEEHNYRYYVLDQPKVADKEYDDLLKRLIRLEEQFPQLRSGNSPTQRVGTKVAAAAKPVTHRLKMYSLDNTYSVEELREWHDRVLKGLPGQAVEYVVELKIDGVSAALTYQRGEFVLGATRGDGIAGEDVTHNLRTVRSVPLKLKSSGRDPLPEILEVRGEVYMLRKDFEALNKERKKNEEEIFANPRNATSGSVKLLDSRVTARRNLQFFIHSFGLIERDMAVSSQWEFLAKAKQYGFSVNPHNRLCRSIGEVMDFYAEFQQRRSGLPYEVDGVVIKVNSFAQQGRLGATLKSPRWAVAFKFPASQATTTVRDIVIQVGRTGVLTPVSELEPVPCAGVTISRCTLHNFEEVERLGVRVGDRVLIERAGDVIPKVVKVVEPAHPRGKRVTVPLRCPECGGPVVKEKDGQVAYRCASPSCPKQLERRLIHFASRGAMDIEGLGESAVVQLLEKGFVKDLSDIYALKKEHLLRLKLFKDKKAEKLLSAIQKSKQQPLSRFLFGLGIVNIGEKASLVLARRFGTIDRVMAASADDLQAIHEIGRVMAESLAVFFLPASTRKLVEKFRRAGLGMKEPVKEIPVGELSGKKFVFTGELANRSRAQAAELVRRNGGEVLSSVSKSVDFIVTGENPGSKYAKARSLGVKIINEREFEEMIHEAN
- the truB gene encoding tRNA pseudouridine(55) synthase TruB, whose translation is MEGIVVVNKPTGMTSHDVVNRTRRKFKMRQVGHAGTLDPLATGVLVMLLGKSTKLFRKFEAFDKAYRATLILGTRTTTADIQGTVTGTAPYEHISREQVEEMLKQFVGKIEQTPPMVSAVKVKGRRLYELARQGVEIERQARQITIRELKLLDFHPPRVSFFLECSKGTYVRKLAEDVGERLGCGACIAEIERTKVGPFLIEQAVSLEDLNESHVRSWQG